From the Kitasatospora atroaurantiaca genome, the window TCGATGTCGTCACCACCGTCGAAGAGCCGCAGGGTCCAGACTTTCCTGGCCAGTTGGGCGGCCTTGGCGGGGGTGTCCTCATGGGTCACGCCGACCAGGACGCACAGGCCCGGACCCTCGATCGATCCGACGACCTCGCCGTCCACCGTCACGGCGGCCTCGGCCACCCGCTGCACCACTGCTCGCATGCCGCCATTGTGCCGGAGGCGCGCAGGGGGTCGGCGCGCGCCGGGGTGTCTGCGCGTGCGCCCCCGGCGACCGGGTACTGCCTGCGGATTGCCCACGTCGTATCAGCCACCCCGCTTCGCCACGCGGCCGTTCGGGTGCACGGGCGGTGCGCGGGCCGGGCCGGGGTGGCACGCTGTGGGCGGTACGAAGGCGCGGGCCCGACGCGTTCGAGACGATCGAACGACTGTGCTGACCGAGGTCGCTCAGGCGGGTGGTACCGGCGCTCCGGGGGAACCTCGCGGGGGCGCAACGGCGTGCAGCACGACGGGACCAGGAACGGTGCGCGGGCGCCGGCGGGCGGGATCGGACAGCGTGACCAGGACAGCGGCAGGTGGTTGGTTGATGGACGCGAGCAGCACGGCCCACGATCACTCGTACGGATTCGCCGAACTCGGCCTGGAGCAGCTGAGGCTGCTCCGCCGGGACGCGCAGGAGCAGGAGGCCGATCTCTCGTACCTCCGCCGGCTGCTGCACGGCCGGATGGACATCCTGCGGGCGGAGCTGGACCGGCGCCGGGTGCAGCTCGCTCCGCTGGAGGGTTCCGAGGGGTCCGGTGCGCTGCTCGACCGGCTGCCCGCCATCCTCGCCGACACGCCGTCCCTGGTCCGCCGCCCGGCCAGGCACCTGACGGTGGGCCCGCCGCGCGGCGAGCAATACCAGCGCGAGGCGGACGCGCTGATGGGCGACGTCCGGCTCGCCGACCTCGCCGCGCACCCCACCGCCGCCCTGTTGGCCGCCGTCGAGCGGCTCGCCGTCCACGAGCGCGAGGTCTCGGGCCGGCGGCAGATCCTGCAGCGGACGGCGGACGACTGCAGTGCCGAGATCACGCGCAGGTACCGTGAAGGGGAAGCGCGGGTCGACGACCTGCTCGCGGGCGGCTAGCTGCGGGGAGGGCGGCCACCCGGCCCACCCTCACCCTGGAGTAGTCCCGATGTCGCAGTCCGCTGCCCTGCCCGTTCTCGCCGAGGTCATACGCTCCGGCTTCACCGAGGGCCGTCATCGCGGCTCGCTGGTGCTGCTGGCGGCCGACGGCTCGGTGGACCTCGCGCTCGGTCTGCCGGACGCGCCGGTCTTCCCGCGGTCCTGCGCCAAGCCCTTCCAGGCCGTGGCCACCCTGCGGGCCGGGCTGGCGATCGAGGGCGAGCTGCTCGCGCTGGCGGCTTCCAGTCACTCCGCAGAACCGTTCCACCGCGACGCCGTACGGAAGATCCTGGACGGCGCCGGCCTGACCGAGGAGGCCCTGCAGACCCCGGCCGACCTGCCGCTCGACCAGGTCGAGGCCGAGGCGCTGCTGAGCAACGGCGGGCGGCGCAGCCCCATCATGATGGACTGCTCCGGCAAGCACGCCGGCTGGCTGGCCGCCTGCGCCGCCAACGGCTGGGACACCGCGAGCTACCTGGACCCGGCGC encodes:
- a CDS encoding asparaginase, translated to MSQSAALPVLAEVIRSGFTEGRHRGSLVLLAADGSVDLALGLPDAPVFPRSCAKPFQAVATLRAGLAIEGELLALAASSHSAEPFHRDAVRKILDGAGLTEEALQTPADLPLDQVEAEALLSNGGRRSPIMMDCSGKHAGWLAACAANGWDTASYLDPAHPIQQLAREALEEGTGERVTEVGTDGCGAPLLAVTLTGLARAYRSLLLAEPGTPQRRVADAMRAHPEYVAGTRRADTWLMRAVPGSLSKMGAEAVQVVALPDGRALAFKIEDGAERARGPVLAAALRRLGIDDEVLTRIGVEPLHGGGAVVGAVRAAF
- a CDS encoding ABC transporter substrate-binding protein, translated to MDASSTAHDHSYGFAELGLEQLRLLRRDAQEQEADLSYLRRLLHGRMDILRAELDRRRVQLAPLEGSEGSGALLDRLPAILADTPSLVRRPARHLTVGPPRGEQYQREADALMGDVRLADLAAHPTAALLAAVERLAVHEREVSGRRQILQRTADDCSAEITRRYREGEARVDDLLAGG